In Gopherus flavomarginatus isolate rGopFla2 chromosome 1, rGopFla2.mat.asm, whole genome shotgun sequence, a single genomic region encodes these proteins:
- the LOC127039363 gene encoding P2Y purinoceptor 8-like yields MGKLPNSTIEMLKNQMLQTTLPALYLFIFTISIPLNSISLWFLCRHSRPWTPTIVFSINLTITDLLYSMLLPFQVVYHLRGNDWPFGQILCRIVSVLFYANMHCSILTMMSISIERYLGIVHPLKHRAMRPIRTALLTCIIIWIFILLLHFPLMKTELTFWVEELQITTCFDILPKAMFPSRNHFIAYFGSQVLLCFLLPLLIMAFCYTLVIRTLLNSPPTQLREIKKQTIYLIIVLLTVFVVCYVPNIVISIIHFIYSTQNKTAYVEYKLSLALNSLNCCLDPLVYFFGSKEFRRKIQKKLCKCIPDIFNEPPTMLSEQDVPITSREHAQNN; encoded by the coding sequence ATGGGAAAACTGCCAAACAGCACCATAGAGATGCTTAAGAACCAAATGCTGCAGACCACTTTGCCTGCCCTCTACTTGTTCATCTTCACCATCAGCATTCCCCTCAACTCTATCTCTTTGTGGTTCCTTTGCCGCCACTCAAGGCCTTGGACACCCACCATCGTGTTTTCCATTAACCTGACAATCACGGACTTGCTGTACAGCATGCTCCTCCCTTTTCAGGTTGTCTACCACTTACGGGGAAATGACTGGCCCTTTGGACAGATTCTGTGCCGCATTGTATCTGTGCTATTCTATGCAAACATGCACTGTTCCATATTAACCATGATGAGCATCAGCATAGAGCGCTACCTGGGAATTGTTCACCCGCTGAAGCACAGGGCCATGAGACCCATCAGAACAGCTCTCCTGACATGCATCATCATTTGGATATTTATTTTACTGCTGCACTTTCCACTCATGAAGACAGAGCTAACCTTCTGGGTAGAGGAGCTGCAGATAACCACTTGTTTTGATATACTGCCCAAAGCTATGTTTCCTTCAAGAAATCATTTCATTGCTTATTTTGGCTCTCAAGTTCTTCTGTGCTTTCTCCTACCTTTGCTAATAATGGCATTCTGCTACACCTTAGTCATTCGAACTCTTCTTAATTCCCCTCCCACACAACTAAGGGAAATTAAGAAGCAGACAATTTACTTGATAATAGTGTTGCTTACAGTCTTTGTAGTGTGTTACGTGCCCAATATTGTGATATCAATCATCCATTTCATCTATAGTACCCAAAATAAGACTGCTTATGTGGAATATAAGCTGTCTCTGGCTTTGAATAGCCTTAATTGTTGCTTGGATCCActtgtttatttttttggttCCAAAGAGTTTCGACGAAAGATACAGAAGAAGCTCTGCAAATGCATACCTGATATATTCAATGAACCTCCCACCATGCTTTCAGAGCAAGATGTGCCAATAACATCCAGAGAACATgcacaaaataattaa